The proteins below are encoded in one region of Microbispora sp. NBC_01189:
- a CDS encoding glycosyl hydrolase family 95 catalytic domain-containing protein encodes MSDFTRRQALRFGAAGAGAALAPFQWTAAARAAAAAPPEVRAANDLALWYDASAGTDWLRALPIGNGRLGAMVFGNVDTERLQLNEDTIWAGGPYDQSNTRGAGALAQIRQLIFQSQWSQAQTLIDQNMLGNPSAQLAYQTVGNLRLTFGSNSGVSEYSRFLDLTTATTTTTYLQNGVRYRREVLASAPDQVIAIRLTADRGGSITFSATFDSPQRTTRSSPDGTTVALDGVSGDQRGLAGKVRFLALARAVADGGTVSSSGGTLQVRGANSVTVYVSIGSSYVNYKDTGGDYQGIARRYLDAVNGRTYDDVRSRHVADYQRLFGRTTLDLGRTSAADQPTDVRIAQHANTNDPQFSVLLFQYGRYLLISSSRPGTQPANLQGIWNDSLSPAWDSKYTLNANLPMNYWPTNTTNLPECFEPVFRMINDLTVSGARTARVEYNAGGWVTHHNTDGWRGSSVVDFASAGMWQTGGAWLSTMIWDHYLFTGDVDFLRQYYPAMKGAAQFFLETLVQEPSLGYLVTNPSNSPELNHHSGVSVCAGPTMDNQILRDLFNGCAKASEVLGTDATFRSQVLAARDRLPPMKVGSRGNIQEWLYDWVETEPQHRHISHLYGLHPSNQITKRGTPTLYNAARRTLELRGDDGTGWSLAWKINYWARMEEGDRARNLIRLLVRTDRLAPNMFDLHPPFQIDGNFGATSGIAEMLLQSHNGELHVLPALPSAWSTGKVQGLRGRGGYTVGATWSSGAITEILVKFDRAGTVNVRSRIFTGTYQVVDAETGGAVTVTKPEADVIALPGQAGRTYRLTGSGSTSTPSPSPSVSPTPVPSAYVRIANATTGLVLDSGGNVASGSNVKQWNWDGSNNLQWQLVDLGGGWYRIVNRTNGMVIDSWGNSSNGANARQAAWSGNNNQQWRLNDVGNGRYQIVNRGTGTSLDGMGYTSAGSAVGMWAPNNNTNNQWTINGV; translated from the coding sequence TTGTCTGATTTCACCCGAAGGCAAGCGCTGCGCTTCGGCGCGGCCGGAGCCGGAGCCGCGCTGGCGCCGTTCCAGTGGACGGCGGCCGCCCGCGCCGCCGCCGCGGCCCCTCCCGAGGTGCGCGCCGCGAACGACCTGGCCCTGTGGTACGACGCGAGCGCCGGCACCGACTGGCTGCGCGCGCTGCCGATCGGCAACGGCCGGCTGGGCGCGATGGTGTTCGGCAACGTCGACACCGAGCGGCTGCAGCTCAACGAGGACACCATCTGGGCGGGCGGGCCGTACGACCAGAGCAACACGAGGGGCGCCGGGGCGCTCGCGCAGATCCGGCAGCTGATCTTCCAGAGCCAGTGGAGCCAGGCCCAGACCCTGATCGACCAGAACATGCTGGGCAACCCCTCGGCCCAGCTCGCGTACCAGACCGTCGGCAACCTGCGGCTCACCTTCGGCAGCAACAGCGGAGTCTCGGAGTACAGCCGTTTCCTCGACCTGACCACGGCCACCACGACCACCACGTACCTGCAGAACGGCGTGCGGTACCGGCGTGAGGTGCTCGCGAGCGCGCCGGACCAGGTGATCGCCATCCGCCTCACCGCCGACAGGGGCGGCTCGATCACGTTCTCCGCGACGTTCGACAGCCCCCAGCGGACCACGCGCTCCAGCCCGGACGGCACGACGGTGGCGCTCGACGGCGTCTCCGGCGACCAGCGGGGCCTCGCGGGCAAGGTCAGGTTCCTGGCGCTGGCCCGGGCCGTCGCCGACGGCGGCACGGTCAGCAGCTCGGGCGGCACCCTCCAGGTGCGGGGCGCCAACAGCGTGACCGTGTACGTCTCCATCGGCTCCAGCTACGTGAACTACAAGGACACCGGCGGCGACTACCAGGGCATCGCGCGGCGCTACCTCGACGCCGTCAACGGCAGGACGTACGACGACGTGCGCTCCCGGCACGTGGCCGACTACCAGCGGCTGTTCGGGCGCACCACGCTCGACCTCGGCCGCACCTCGGCGGCCGACCAGCCGACCGACGTGCGGATCGCGCAGCACGCGAACACCAACGACCCGCAGTTCTCGGTGCTGCTGTTCCAGTACGGCCGCTACCTGCTGATCTCCTCCTCGCGGCCGGGCACCCAGCCGGCCAACCTGCAGGGCATCTGGAACGACTCGCTGAGCCCGGCGTGGGACTCGAAGTACACCCTCAACGCCAACCTGCCGATGAACTACTGGCCGACGAACACGACGAACCTGCCGGAGTGCTTCGAGCCGGTGTTCCGGATGATCAACGACCTCACGGTCAGCGGCGCCCGTACGGCCCGGGTGGAGTACAACGCGGGCGGCTGGGTGACCCACCACAACACCGACGGCTGGCGGGGTTCGTCGGTGGTCGACTTCGCCTCGGCGGGCATGTGGCAGACCGGCGGCGCGTGGCTGTCCACCATGATCTGGGACCACTACCTGTTCACCGGCGACGTCGACTTCCTCCGGCAGTACTACCCGGCGATGAAGGGCGCGGCGCAGTTCTTCCTGGAGACGCTCGTCCAGGAGCCGAGCCTGGGTTATCTGGTGACGAACCCGTCGAACTCCCCCGAGCTGAACCACCACTCCGGCGTCAGCGTGTGCGCCGGCCCGACGATGGACAACCAGATCCTGCGCGACCTGTTCAACGGCTGCGCCAAGGCCAGCGAGGTCCTCGGCACGGACGCGACCTTCCGGAGCCAGGTCCTGGCCGCCCGGGACCGGCTCCCTCCGATGAAGGTCGGCTCGCGCGGCAACATCCAGGAGTGGCTGTACGACTGGGTGGAGACCGAGCCGCAGCACCGGCACATCTCGCACCTGTACGGCCTGCACCCCAGCAACCAGATCACCAAGCGGGGCACCCCCACGCTCTACAACGCCGCCCGCCGGACCCTCGAACTGCGCGGCGACGACGGCACCGGCTGGTCCCTCGCCTGGAAGATCAACTACTGGGCGCGGATGGAGGAGGGCGACCGCGCGCGCAACCTGATCCGCCTCCTGGTCAGGACGGACCGGCTCGCGCCGAACATGTTCGACCTGCACCCGCCGTTCCAGATCGACGGCAACTTCGGTGCCACATCGGGCATCGCCGAGATGCTGCTGCAGAGCCACAACGGCGAACTGCACGTGCTGCCCGCGCTGCCGTCGGCGTGGTCGACCGGCAAGGTGCAGGGCCTGCGGGGACGCGGGGGCTATACCGTCGGCGCGACCTGGAGCTCCGGCGCGATCACCGAGATCCTCGTCAAGTTCGACCGCGCCGGCACCGTCAACGTGCGCAGCCGGATCTTCACCGGCACCTACCAGGTGGTCGACGCCGAGACCGGCGGCGCCGTCACCGTCACCAAGCCCGAGGCCGACGTCATCGCGCTGCCCGGCCAGGCCGGCCGCACCTATCGCCTGACCGGCTCCGGCAGCACCTCCACGCCGTCGCCGTCGCCGTCGGTGTCGCCGACGCCGGTGCCGTCGGCCTACGTGCGGATCGCCAACGCCACCACCGGCCTGGTGCTGGACAGCGGCGGCAACGTGGCATCGGGGTCGAACGTCAAGCAGTGGAACTGGGACGGCAGCAACAACCTGCAGTGGCAGCTGGTCGACCTGGGCGGCGGTTGGTACCGCATCGTCAACCGCACCAACGGCATGGTCATCGACAGCTGGGGCAACTCCTCGAACGGCGCCAACGCCAGGCAGGCGGCCTGGAGCGGCAACAACAACCAGCAGTGGCGCCTGAACGACGTCGGCAACGGCCGCTACCAGATCGTCAACCGCGGCACCGGGACGTCCCTCGACGGCATGGGCTACACCAGCGCCGGCTCCGCCGTCGGCATGTGGGCGCCGAACAACAACACCAACAACCAGTGGACGATCAACGGCGTTTGA
- a CDS encoding cellulose binding domain-containing protein, translating to MGAHAVPPGIRRPSTDPPASGPGSRSRSLRRALGRAMAAAVAVAGLFSAAVATQPASAADNPYQRGPNPTVASVAANRGTFATAQTSVPAGNGFGGGVIYYPTDTTQGTFGGVAIVPGYSALFANEEAWMGPWLASFGFVVIGIETNTRTDSADARGTQLLAALDYLTQRSSVRDRVDPNRLSVVGHSAGGAGVLSAILRRPTLKAGIGLAPGSPVGDYGLSNDRVPTMFISGQKDTTVTQSYLNGLYTTIPASTPSAWVEITGVDHLFATRANTTEMRVLIPWLKIWVDNDTRYTQFLCPLADSSSISMYRNKCPYVPPGGSSPSPSASPSASPSRSPSPSPSPSQSPSQSPSQSPSASPSPPPPGACAAAYHTVNSWPGGYQGEVTVTAGGSAVNGWTVRWTLGSGQTISQLWNGTLSTSGSAVTVKNASFNGSLPAGGSTTFGFLATGTPSTPTLTCTSP from the coding sequence ATGGGCGCACACGCAGTTCCGCCGGGAATCCGGCGACCATCCACGGACCCGCCCGCGTCCGGGCCCGGCTCGCGGAGCCGGTCGCTCCGGCGGGCACTGGGCCGGGCGATGGCGGCGGCTGTGGCCGTCGCCGGGCTCTTCTCGGCGGCCGTCGCGACCCAGCCGGCCTCGGCCGCGGACAACCCCTACCAGCGCGGGCCGAACCCGACCGTGGCGAGCGTCGCGGCCAACAGAGGGACCTTCGCGACCGCGCAGACCAGCGTGCCGGCCGGCAACGGCTTCGGCGGCGGAGTGATCTACTATCCGACCGACACCACCCAGGGGACGTTCGGCGGGGTCGCGATCGTGCCGGGCTACTCGGCCCTGTTCGCCAACGAAGAGGCCTGGATGGGCCCCTGGCTCGCCTCCTTCGGCTTCGTGGTGATCGGCATCGAGACCAACACCCGCACCGACAGCGCGGACGCCCGGGGGACCCAGCTGCTCGCCGCGCTCGACTACCTCACCCAGCGCAGCTCGGTGCGTGACCGCGTCGACCCGAACCGGTTGTCGGTCGTCGGCCACTCGGCGGGCGGCGCGGGGGTGCTCAGCGCGATCCTCCGCCGACCCACCCTGAAGGCCGGGATCGGGCTCGCGCCCGGCTCGCCCGTCGGTGACTACGGCCTGTCCAACGACCGCGTGCCGACGATGTTCATCTCGGGGCAGAAGGACACGACGGTCACCCAGTCCTACCTCAACGGGCTCTACACCACGATCCCGGCCTCGACGCCGAGCGCGTGGGTCGAGATCACCGGGGTGGACCACCTGTTCGCGACGCGGGCCAACACGACCGAGATGCGGGTGCTGATCCCCTGGCTGAAGATCTGGGTGGACAACGACACCCGGTACACCCAGTTCCTGTGCCCGCTGGCGGACTCCAGCAGCATCTCGATGTACCGCAACAAGTGCCCGTACGTGCCGCCGGGCGGGTCGTCGCCGTCGCCGAGCGCCTCCCCCTCGGCCAGCCCGTCGCGCTCGCCGTCGCCCTCGCCCTCCCCGTCGCAGTCGCCGTCGCAGTCGCCGTCGCAGTCGCCGTCCGCCAGCCCGTCGCCCCCGCCGCCGGGCGCCTGCGCGGCCGCGTACCACACGGTGAACTCGTGGCCCGGCGGCTACCAGGGAGAGGTCACGGTGACGGCGGGCGGTTCGGCGGTCAACGGCTGGACGGTCAGGTGGACGCTGGGCAGCGGCCAGACGATCAGCCAGCTGTGGAACGGCACGCTGAGCACGAGCGGCTCCGCGGTGACGGTGAAGAACGCCTCCTTCAACGGCTCGCTCCCGGCGGGCGGCTCGACCACCTTCGGGTTCCTCGCCACCGGCACGCCGTCGACCCCCACCCTCACCTGCACCAGCCCGTGA
- a CDS encoding multicopper oxidase: MGAHGAAVPLVGAHGPAGPARRPAPAGLPLLDAASVPKYVAALPVPAVMPTVMRAAPTGDGSPDRYVIGVRRFRQQILPPGAPATAVFGYGSAPHPGTFAVPGRTIEARVDHPVQVTWVNELTDRWGDHLPHLLPVDPTLHWANPPGGRTGRDRRPAFAATPGPYRGPVPVVTHLHGGHSLDDSDGYPEAWFLAAAEIPDGYAREGSRYADFAAAHAARTGVAWRAGSAVYRYGNDQHPGTLWYHDHVLGMTRLNVYAGLAGFYLLRGGPDDLPPGVLPGPAPGAGTRCHEIPIVVQDRTFAADGSLFYPDSRAARGYGGPYVPHTDVPPIWVPEFFGATMTVNGRTWPLLEVERRRYRFRFLNGCNARVLGLGIAASPVARPVRSALPFWQIGSDGAFLPAPVALDRLLLAPAERADVVVDFTGVPPGTPLYLVNEGPDGPYQGDAAAAPADPATTGQVLKFLVRPASGRDSSVPPDQLELPRTARLGPAVRTRRLALLEQGSAVRGAGPVATLLGDAAGPGWAARRWHDPVTENPGVGDVEVWEFHNLTPDAHPIHIHEVLFEVLDRTPFHGTARPARPWERGRKDTVIALPREVTRVKAHFDRAGLFVWHCHMLEHEDNEMMRPYRVGG; this comes from the coding sequence GTGGGGGCGCACGGCGCGGCGGTCCCGCTCGTGGGGGCGCACGGCCCGGCGGGACCCGCCCGCCGGCCGGCGCCCGCCGGGCTGCCGCTGCTCGACGCCGCGTCCGTGCCCAAATACGTGGCCGCGCTGCCCGTTCCCGCCGTGATGCCCACCGTGATGCGGGCCGCGCCCACGGGTGACGGCTCGCCCGACCGCTACGTCATCGGCGTGCGCCGGTTCCGGCAGCAGATCCTGCCGCCCGGCGCACCGGCCACGGCCGTCTTCGGCTACGGCTCGGCCCCGCACCCGGGCACGTTCGCCGTTCCGGGACGCACGATCGAGGCCCGGGTGGACCACCCCGTCCAGGTGACCTGGGTGAACGAGCTGACGGACCGGTGGGGTGATCATCTCCCGCACCTGCTGCCCGTCGATCCGACGCTGCACTGGGCGAACCCGCCCGGCGGGCGGACGGGCCGCGACCGCAGGCCGGCGTTCGCCGCGACCCCCGGGCCGTACCGGGGGCCGGTCCCGGTGGTGACCCACCTGCACGGCGGGCACAGCCTGGACGACAGCGACGGATATCCCGAGGCGTGGTTCCTGGCCGCCGCCGAGATCCCGGACGGCTACGCCCGGGAGGGGTCCAGGTACGCCGATTTCGCCGCCGCCCACGCGGCTCGTACGGGCGTCGCCTGGCGGGCCGGGTCGGCCGTCTACCGGTACGGCAACGACCAGCACCCGGGCACCCTCTGGTACCACGACCACGTGCTCGGGATGACCCGGCTCAACGTCTACGCCGGCCTGGCCGGGTTCTACCTGCTCCGCGGCGGCCCGGACGACCTGCCGCCCGGCGTCCTTCCCGGCCCCGCGCCGGGGGCGGGCACCCGCTGCCACGAGATCCCGATCGTCGTCCAGGACAGGACGTTCGCCGCGGACGGCTCGCTCTTCTACCCGGACAGCCGCGCGGCCCGCGGGTACGGCGGCCCGTACGTCCCGCACACCGACGTCCCGCCCATCTGGGTGCCGGAGTTCTTCGGCGCCACCATGACGGTGAACGGCCGGACCTGGCCGCTGCTGGAGGTGGAGCGGCGCCGTTACCGGTTCCGCTTCCTCAACGGCTGCAACGCCAGGGTCCTCGGCCTCGGGATCGCCGCCTCACCGGTGGCCCGGCCCGTCCGATCGGCGCTGCCGTTCTGGCAGATCGGCTCCGACGGCGCGTTCCTGCCCGCGCCGGTCGCGCTCGACCGGCTGCTGCTGGCCCCGGCCGAACGCGCCGACGTGGTGGTCGACTTCACCGGCGTCCCCCCGGGCACCCCGCTCTATCTGGTGAACGAGGGGCCCGACGGGCCGTACCAGGGGGACGCCGCGGCCGCGCCCGCCGATCCCGCCACCACCGGGCAGGTGCTGAAGTTCCTGGTGCGGCCGGCCTCCGGCCGCGACTCCAGCGTGCCGCCCGACCAGCTGGAGCTCCCCCGGACCGCCCGGCTCGGCCCGGCCGTACGGACGAGACGGCTCGCCCTGCTGGAGCAGGGCTCGGCCGTCCGGGGGGCGGGTCCCGTCGCGACGCTGCTGGGCGACGCCGCCGGGCCGGGCTGGGCCGCGAGAAGGTGGCACGACCCGGTCACGGAGAACCCGGGCGTCGGCGACGTCGAGGTGTGGGAGTTCCACAACCTCACGCCGGACGCGCACCCAATCCACATCCACGAGGTCCTGTTCGAGGTGCTGGACCGCACGCCGTTCCACGGCACGGCCCGGCCGGCCCGGCCCTGGGAGCGGGGACGCAAGGACACGGTCATCGCCCTGCCCCGGGAGGTGACCCGCGTCAAGGCCCACTTCGACCGGGCCGGGCTCTTCGTGTGGCACTGCCACATGCTGGAGCACGAGGACAACGAGATGATGCGGCCCTACCGCGTCGGCGGCTGA